Proteins encoded in a region of the Bacteroidota bacterium genome:
- a CDS encoding DUF3352 domain-containing protein: MKRIVISSIIALVVLILAATGYYYSQKYAVLHSNPIDAIPTDAAWFLELKNPKSGVDQISKTDFFKTLSNDSSFGVIKKSIHWLDSVSKTDELSATIWNEQKLFISAHPVKATDFDLLYTCNLPRGKSANNLNTIIEDLTDKIYTKEERVYEDVRIHELTKNNESYFTYAISKGVFIFSRTSFLVEDAIRQLKSGVSFNKTKTFTKTGTKFGADESILLFVNHFGLHDMLTGYINSDRSGFMDAINNIGRWTRFSFKPESNSISFKGLSSSYDTTDLFSSLQNQSASNSICASVLPARTAVLIDFCVPNIEQTLNKLRANGHFFINQSSASNYIDSLNKKYNFNLGKLMTSWNKKEIALAITEPGSMDLVNNTYALIRTENTGDAIQSLEKIQIAVGKNKGNEKYRSHTISNFSLNSIVPLFYGNIFIDIEQSYYTTVRDFVVFANNPSILKSLIDDFEDKKLLENESDFISHKNNSILNGQLNVYFNFQRGTNILRSISNEDISMKLINDGIIKKSVQSLAISASAKNGMTSSTGRIDFSGKIKKEIHLLWSSQLDTTPATPPFVIVNGENKFIAIQDNELNLNFYNDAGRLLWKKRIGEKILSTIYFMDQYNNGECQMVFNTINKLYLIDTNGDSISNFPIRLPAAATNGCLLKDFDGHKKYEIYVACQNGSIYAYEISGKPLPQWNTRQATYGIDRDFIPFRFNNNDFIYAYGNNSQYIIDRKGKIVRLKSLDNPIAKSVVAYSDSGKKSTIFTTDISGKVYSINPANTTDLISLNLSENISDIIVIGNKLDDEIAFLISNKLYSYESGDLKFTSEINGAKDLKFVDQINFPGRAGIIDRSKNKFYLLSTEASIAEGYPIWGNSDFSLMTSDDNTAKSYIVISDSNGVLYVYSE; encoded by the coding sequence ATGAAGAGAATTGTTATTAGTTCGATTATTGCGCTTGTCGTACTGATTCTGGCAGCTACGGGATACTATTATTCACAGAAATATGCTGTATTACATAGTAATCCGATTGATGCCATCCCAACTGACGCAGCCTGGTTTTTGGAATTAAAAAATCCTAAATCAGGAGTTGACCAAATCTCAAAGACTGATTTCTTTAAAACATTAAGTAATGATTCTTCATTTGGAGTAATAAAAAAAAGTATTCATTGGCTCGATTCAGTTTCAAAAACAGATGAACTTTCTGCAACGATCTGGAACGAACAAAAGTTGTTTATTTCTGCTCATCCGGTAAAGGCTACAGATTTTGATCTCTTATATACCTGCAATTTACCCAGGGGAAAATCTGCAAACAATCTGAATACGATCATCGAAGATCTGACAGACAAGATTTACACCAAAGAGGAACGTGTATATGAAGATGTAAGAATTCACGAACTGACAAAGAATAATGAAAGCTACTTCACATATGCAATATCAAAAGGTGTATTTATTTTCAGCAGGACTTCTTTTTTAGTTGAAGATGCGATCAGACAATTGAAATCAGGAGTTTCATTCAATAAAACTAAAACATTCACTAAAACCGGAACAAAGTTCGGTGCCGATGAATCCATATTACTTTTTGTAAATCATTTCGGATTACACGATATGCTCACCGGGTATATTAATTCTGATCGTTCAGGATTTATGGATGCCATAAATAACATTGGCCGATGGACACGATTTTCTTTTAAACCTGAAAGCAATTCCATTTCATTTAAAGGTCTTAGTTCATCGTATGATACAACTGACCTTTTTTCTTCATTGCAAAATCAATCTGCATCAAATTCTATCTGCGCTTCTGTTCTGCCTGCAAGAACTGCAGTGCTTATTGACTTCTGTGTTCCGAATATAGAACAAACATTAAATAAACTCCGTGCGAATGGACATTTCTTTATTAACCAAAGCAGTGCATCGAATTATATTGACAGTCTGAATAAAAAGTACAATTTTAATCTTGGAAAGTTAATGACGAGCTGGAACAAGAAAGAAATTGCACTAGCCATTACAGAACCGGGAAGTATGGACCTGGTTAATAATACGTATGCACTGATCAGAACTGAGAATACCGGCGATGCAATACAATCGCTTGAAAAGATTCAAATTGCTGTGGGTAAAAACAAGGGCAATGAAAAATACCGTTCACATACGATCAGCAACTTCAGCCTGAATTCAATTGTTCCATTATTTTACGGAAATATATTTATCGATATTGAGCAATCGTACTACACAACTGTCAGAGATTTTGTTGTCTTTGCAAATAATCCATCAATATTAAAAAGTCTGATCGATGATTTTGAGGACAAAAAACTTCTGGAGAATGAATCTGATTTTATTTCGCATAAAAACAATTCTATTCTGAATGGTCAATTGAATGTTTATTTTAATTTTCAAAGAGGCACCAATATTCTGAGATCAATTTCGAATGAAGATATTTCCATGAAACTTATCAATGATGGAATTATTAAAAAAAGTGTACAGTCGCTTGCCATTTCGGCTTCGGCAAAAAACGGCATGACAAGTTCAACAGGGCGGATCGACTTCTCAGGAAAAATAAAAAAAGAAATTCATTTACTTTGGTCGTCTCAACTTGACACTACACCTGCTACTCCACCATTTGTAATAGTAAACGGAGAAAATAAATTTATTGCCATTCAGGATAATGAACTTAATTTGAATTTCTATAATGATGCCGGACGACTACTTTGGAAAAAACGTATCGGTGAAAAAATATTGAGCACCATCTATTTTATGGACCAATATAATAATGGCGAATGCCAGATGGTCTTCAATACAATAAATAAATTATATCTGATCGACACAAACGGTGATTCAATAAGTAATTTCCCAATCCGGCTTCCTGCAGCAGCAACTAATGGTTGTTTGCTGAAAGATTTCGACGGACACAAAAAGTATGAAATCTATGTAGCCTGTCAAAATGGTTCGATATACGCATATGAGATCAGTGGAAAACCTTTACCACAATGGAATACCAGACAAGCAACATACGGTATAGACAGAGATTTTATTCCATTCCGATTTAACAACAATGATTTCATTTATGCTTACGGGAATAATTCACAATATATCATCGACAGAAAAGGCAAAATTGTACGATTAAAATCATTAGACAATCCAATTGCAAAATCTGTCGTAGCGTATTCTGATTCAGGAAAAAAATCCACAATATTTACAACTGACATTTCCGGCAAAGTATATAGTATCAATCCGGCAAACACAACTGATTTGATCTCCCTGAACTTATCAGAAAACATCTCAGACATAATTGTAATCGGAAACAAATTGGATGACGAAATTGCTTTTCTGATCTCCAACAAACTATATTCTTATGAAAGTGGTGATTTAAAATTCACTTCAGAAATTAATGGCGCAAAAGATCTGAAATTTGTCGATCAAATTAACTTTCCGGGAAGAGCCGGAATTATTGACAGATCAAAGAATAAATTTTACCTGTTATCTACCGAAGCCTCTATTGCAGAAGGATACCCGATCTGGGGAAATTCAGATTTCAGTCTGATGACAAGCGATGATAACACAGCTAAATCATACATAGTGATCTCAGATTCGAATGGTGTACTTTATGTATATAGCGAATAG
- a CDS encoding ribonuclease HII, translated as MLKQFHQKHLLETGCDEAGRGCLAGPVYAAAVILPIDFYHPLLNDSKQLTESQRNLLRPIIEKEAIDFAYAFATHEEVDRINILNASFLAMHRAVSKLKHPPEFLLIDGNRFKKYPNTEHACIIGGDGIYASIAAASILAKTYRDDYMNELHLSYPHYSWNTNKGYGTLTHRTAISEYGLSPFHRLTFRMLPTQLSLEFNNESL; from the coding sequence ATGTTAAAACAATTCCACCAGAAACATTTACTTGAAACAGGCTGCGATGAAGCAGGTCGTGGATGTCTGGCGGGACCTGTTTATGCAGCAGCAGTTATACTTCCTATTGATTTTTATCATCCGCTACTGAATGATTCGAAACAATTGACTGAATCACAAAGAAATTTATTACGTCCAATTATTGAAAAAGAAGCGATTGATTTTGCATATGCTTTTGCAACTCATGAGGAAGTAGACAGGATCAACATTCTCAATGCATCTTTTCTGGCCATGCACCGGGCAGTATCAAAATTGAAACATCCCCCTGAATTTCTACTGATTGATGGAAACAGGTTTAAGAAATATCCCAACACCGAGCATGCGTGTATTATAGGCGGTGACGGGATCTATGCTTCTATTGCTGCTGCTTCCATCTTAGCCAAGACTTATAGGGATGATTACATGAATGAATTGCATTTGAGTTATCCACACTACAGCTGGAATACAAATAAAGGTTATGGCACATTGACTCACAGGACTGCCATCTCAGAATATGGATTGTCCCCTTTTCACAGATTAACTTTCAGGATGCTCCCAACACAACTATCACTTGAATTCAACAATGAATCGTTATAA
- a CDS encoding glycosyltransferase family 4 protein, translating into MRIAVNTRMLLKGKMEGIGYFTYETMKRMVKNHPEHQFIFMFDRPFDESFVFSENVEPVVVSPPARHPLLWYWWYEHSLPSAFKKSKADLFIGTDGYLSVSSKVKTLSVFHDINFEHYPEDLPVFNRLFYKHYFPIYARNAARIAAVSGFTKNDVIEKYNIDPGKIDIVYNGVSDQFKQLSDTEILDIRNKFTQGQPYFLFVGSLHQRKNISNMLNAFDEFKKSKSLPVKMVLAGAKRWWTDEMETTLQKMENKPDVIFTGRVSFEELCRITAGALAMTYVSTFEGFGIPIVEAMRSGVPVITSNVTSMPEIAGNAALLCDPFSVKSISGAMIRIASDDQLRIKLIDAGLKRQADFSWDKTAKQLWDSVEKTIDSL; encoded by the coding sequence ATGAGAATCGCTGTCAATACCAGAATGCTTCTGAAAGGAAAAATGGAAGGAATAGGTTATTTTACCTATGAAACTATGAAGAGAATGGTTAAAAACCATCCAGAGCATCAATTCATATTTATGTTCGACAGGCCTTTCGACGAATCATTTGTTTTCTCAGAAAATGTTGAGCCTGTTGTAGTGTCACCCCCTGCCCGGCATCCTCTCTTATGGTATTGGTGGTATGAGCATTCGCTACCCTCTGCTTTTAAAAAGTCGAAAGCAGATCTGTTCATTGGCACTGACGGATACCTTTCGGTATCGTCAAAAGTGAAAACCCTTTCGGTATTTCATGATATAAATTTTGAACATTATCCTGAAGACCTTCCTGTTTTTAACAGACTGTTTTACAAACATTATTTTCCTATTTATGCCCGGAACGCTGCAAGGATCGCTGCTGTCTCAGGTTTTACAAAAAATGATGTTATTGAAAAATACAATATTGATCCGGGAAAGATTGACATCGTTTATAATGGAGTGTCGGATCAATTCAAACAACTATCAGATACAGAAATTCTGGATATCAGAAATAAATTCACACAAGGTCAGCCTTATTTTCTATTTGTTGGTTCATTGCATCAAAGGAAAAATATTTCGAACATGCTGAATGCCTTTGATGAATTTAAAAAGTCAAAGTCGTTGCCGGTAAAAATGGTTTTAGCAGGAGCGAAACGTTGGTGGACCGATGAAATGGAAACAACACTGCAGAAGATGGAGAATAAACCGGATGTAATCTTTACAGGCAGGGTTTCTTTTGAAGAACTTTGCAGGATCACTGCCGGTGCGTTGGCAATGACGTACGTATCCACCTTTGAAGGATTTGGGATTCCAATTGTAGAAGCGATGCGATCAGGAGTTCCTGTTATCACTTCCAATGTTACATCCATGCCTGAAATTGCAGGAAATGCGGCTTTACTCTGCGACCCTTTTTCGGTTAAATCAATTTCTGGTGCAATGATCAGGATCGCATCCGATGACCAGTTGAGAATAAAACTGATCGATGCCGGATTGAAAAGACAAGCTGATTTTTCATGGGATAAAACAGCAAAACAGCTTTGGGATTCTGTTGAAAAAACTATTGACTCGCTGTGA
- a CDS encoding UDP-3-O-(3-hydroxymyristoyl)glucosamine N-acyltransferase, with product MKFDVPVKLEVLAKLTGSRVLGESQLLVSGINEIHKVESGDITFVDHPKYYDKALQSAASFVIINKEVNIPEGKGLLYAEDPFSAYVTIVKKFRTFEQSTSSISTTSEVGLGTIIQPGVFIGHHVKIGKNCLIHANVCIYDHTVIGDDVIIHSGSVIGSDAFYFKRRPEGYDKMVSCGRVIIGNKVEIGASCTIDKGVSGDTIIGEGTKMDNQVHVGHDTVIGKNCLFAAQVGIAGVVTIEDDVILWGQVGVQKDLTIGKGAVVLGQSGIPKSLEGGKTYFGSPTQEAREKMRELAFVKQLPELIEKLKK from the coding sequence ATGAAATTCGACGTTCCTGTAAAATTAGAGGTGCTGGCAAAACTGACCGGTAGCCGTGTTCTTGGCGAAAGCCAACTTCTCGTAAGTGGTATTAATGAAATTCATAAAGTTGAATCAGGTGATATCACCTTTGTGGATCATCCCAAATATTATGATAAAGCGTTGCAATCTGCTGCTTCATTTGTGATCATAAACAAGGAAGTAAATATCCCTGAAGGAAAAGGTTTGCTTTATGCAGAAGACCCTTTTTCTGCCTATGTAACTATTGTAAAGAAATTCAGGACCTTTGAACAGTCAACTTCATCTATAAGCACCACTTCAGAAGTTGGATTAGGAACTATAATTCAACCCGGAGTTTTCATCGGACATCATGTCAAGATCGGAAAAAACTGTCTGATCCATGCAAACGTTTGTATTTATGATCATACAGTAATCGGGGATGATGTCATAATTCATTCCGGCTCTGTTATCGGGTCCGATGCATTCTATTTCAAGCGTCGTCCGGAAGGATATGATAAAATGGTTTCTTGCGGGAGGGTGATCATTGGAAATAAAGTTGAGATCGGTGCATCATGTACGATCGACAAAGGAGTATCCGGTGATACGATAATCGGAGAAGGTACAAAGATGGACAATCAGGTTCATGTTGGTCATGATACTGTTATAGGAAAGAATTGTTTATTCGCTGCTCAGGTTGGAATTGCCGGTGTAGTCACTATTGAAGATGATGTTATTCTCTGGGGCCAGGTTGGTGTTCAGAAAGACCTGACGATCGGAAAAGGTGCTGTTGTATTAGGTCAGTCCGGAATACCTAAATCGCTGGAAGGTGGAAAAACATATTTCGGCAGTCCAACGCAGGAAGCGCGGGAAAAAATGCGTGAACTCGCTTTTGTAAAACAACTGCCGGAGTTAATTGAAAAACTTAAAAAATAA
- a CDS encoding PP2C family protein-serine/threonine phosphatase encodes MSVEKNISAVPSVQDVNAELQAKKLQLHWLLQITKAINYNFSTKQLFDVYEHVLRSQLKVEKLALLIHDQHWRCSLLYGTDKNFEDIDLTKIIGELNKLHNLEMEQELWISTFETILPVYHKDQLIAYALVGGLGNSVIPKRNELIPFIHTITNLIVVAIENNTIANEKIRQAGIRKELELAAQMQSLLFPTKLPRVKEYEVHATYLPHQEVGGDYYDFIPVSENEFIFCMADVSGKGIPAALLMSNFQANLHALLPHMDSLSELVSLLNAKVFQSAKGEKFITFFIGRYHALTSELHYVNAGHNPPFLIHEKVVYMLNEGSTGLGMFESLPFINSGKVFIPPNAMLHCYTDGVTDVENDAGMEFGMDRLRGFLTSKNQLHDMEELHRQLIASLSSFRQSKNYTDDITLLSCWFKNLST; translated from the coding sequence TTGTCTGTTGAAAAAAATATCTCTGCTGTGCCTTCAGTCCAGGACGTAAACGCCGAATTACAGGCTAAGAAATTGCAATTGCACTGGCTTTTACAAATTACTAAAGCGATCAATTACAATTTTTCTACAAAGCAATTATTCGATGTATACGAACATGTATTGAGAAGTCAGTTGAAAGTGGAAAAACTTGCACTGCTGATTCATGATCAGCATTGGAGGTGTTCGTTGTTATATGGGACAGATAAAAATTTCGAGGATATCGATCTTACCAAGATCATTGGGGAATTAAACAAGCTGCATAATCTGGAAATGGAGCAGGAGTTATGGATCAGTACATTTGAGACCATACTGCCTGTTTATCATAAAGATCAGTTAATTGCTTATGCACTCGTTGGTGGATTGGGAAATAGTGTGATTCCGAAAAGGAATGAATTGATTCCATTCATACATACGATTACAAATCTGATCGTCGTAGCAATTGAAAACAATACAATAGCAAATGAAAAAATACGTCAGGCCGGAATCAGGAAAGAACTGGAACTTGCGGCTCAGATGCAATCATTACTTTTCCCTACAAAATTACCACGGGTAAAAGAGTATGAAGTTCATGCTACCTATCTTCCGCATCAGGAAGTTGGTGGTGATTACTATGATTTTATTCCGGTCTCTGAAAATGAATTTATTTTTTGCATGGCCGATGTAAGCGGTAAAGGTATTCCTGCTGCATTGCTGATGTCGAATTTCCAGGCGAATCTTCATGCATTACTTCCACACATGGATTCGTTGTCGGAATTAGTGAGTCTCTTGAATGCAAAAGTTTTTCAAAGTGCAAAAGGCGAGAAGTTCATTACGTTTTTTATCGGTCGTTATCATGCGCTCACAAGTGAATTGCATTATGTGAATGCCGGCCATAATCCGCCATTTCTTATCCATGAAAAAGTAGTGTACATGCTCAATGAAGGTAGCACCGGATTGGGTATGTTTGAAAGTTTACCTTTTATTAACTCCGGAAAAGTTTTTATTCCACCCAATGCTATGCTCCATTGTTATACCGATGGTGTAACGGATGTTGAGAACGATGCAGGAATGGAATTCGGAATGGATCGGTTAAGGGGTTTTTTGACTTCCAAAAATCAGTTGCATGATATGGAAGAATTGCACAGACAGCTTATAGCGTCACTTTCATCTTTTCGTCAAAGCAAAAATTATACGGATGATATTACATTGCTGAGTTGCTGGTTCAAGAACCTGAGTACGTAA
- a CDS encoding O-antigen ligase family protein produces MLNKIELRGFYALIILFLGVTCYFIAKEMYWFAAAPLVLGLAYLAIFSLDTILYVIAFATPFAITLNDKSHGPALSMPTEPLMFGVLLLFIFKFIFEGKFDKRVLNHPVSIALYFVLGWMFITTITSSYPLVSLKHMISQLWFIVPFYFLGTQLFRDKKNIKRFIWVYLFSLCCVVIYTIIRHGENEWTQKAAHWVMIPFYNDHTAYAAVLALFIPPVIFLWRDKTSLLRERVLSSMAFWVLFIGVILSYTRAAWLSLVLVIILYFIFVFRIKFKNVLIAGVAALVVFFSVKDDLFMKLEKNRQDSATDFNKHIKSISNISTDASNLERINRWNSALRMWEERPVMGWGPGTYQFNYAPFQKSDEMTIISTNAGDMGNAHSEYIGPLAEQGVPGLTFILILVGTIIYTGTIIYSKAKNTHTRKFALAILIGLLTYFIHGTLNNFLDTDKLAVPVWAFVAMIVALDVYHSKEDPEKIV; encoded by the coding sequence GTGTTGAACAAAATTGAATTGCGTGGGTTTTATGCACTGATCATCCTTTTTCTTGGAGTAACTTGTTACTTCATTGCAAAAGAAATGTATTGGTTTGCTGCTGCGCCATTAGTTTTAGGACTTGCATACCTGGCTATTTTTTCTCTAGACACAATACTTTATGTTATTGCATTTGCTACACCTTTTGCAATTACCTTAAATGACAAAAGCCACGGACCGGCATTAAGTATGCCTACTGAACCGCTGATGTTTGGAGTATTGCTGCTTTTTATTTTCAAATTTATTTTTGAAGGTAAATTCGACAAGCGCGTATTAAATCATCCTGTTTCCATTGCATTGTATTTTGTTCTTGGATGGATGTTCATCACTACCATCACCAGCTCTTATCCTTTGGTAAGTTTAAAGCACATGATCTCACAGTTATGGTTTATTGTGCCTTTCTATTTTCTGGGAACACAACTTTTCAGAGACAAAAAGAATATTAAAAGATTCATCTGGGTTTATCTGTTCTCCTTATGTTGTGTAGTGATCTATACTATCATCAGACATGGAGAAAATGAATGGACACAAAAAGCAGCGCATTGGGTAATGATCCCTTTTTACAATGACCATACTGCCTATGCAGCTGTACTTGCGCTATTCATTCCACCGGTAATATTTCTCTGGCGCGACAAAACAAGTCTGCTCCGCGAACGGGTTCTTTCTTCAATGGCTTTCTGGGTGCTCTTCATAGGTGTAATTTTAAGTTATACCCGCGCAGCATGGTTGAGTCTTGTTCTGGTAATTATCTTATATTTCATTTTTGTTTTCCGGATCAAATTCAAGAACGTTCTTATTGCAGGTGTAGCAGCATTGGTGGTTTTCTTCAGTGTGAAGGACGACCTTTTTATGAAACTTGAAAAAAATCGTCAGGACTCTGCAACTGATTTTAACAAACACATAAAATCAATTTCAAATATCTCCACAGATGCATCGAACCTGGAAAGGATAAACCGATGGAACAGCGCTTTACGAATGTGGGAAGAAAGACCGGTCATGGGCTGGGGACCGGGAACTTATCAATTTAACTACGCACCATTCCAGAAATCTGATGAGATGACAATTATCTCCACAAACGCCGGTGATATGGGAAATGCGCATAGTGAGTATATCGGTCCGTTGGCTGAACAGGGAGTTCCGGGACTTACTTTCATTCTTATTCTTGTCGGGACGATCATTTATACCGGTACAATAATCTATTCAAAAGCAAAAAATACTCATACAAGAAAATTTGCACTTGCAATATTGATAGGTCTTCTTACTTATTTCATTCATGGAACATTGAATAATTTTCTTGATACCGATAAACTAGCCGTCCCTGTCTGGGCATTTGTGGCGATGATTGTTGCTTTGGATGTTTATCACTCGAAGGAAGATCCTGAGAAGATTGTTTAA
- a CDS encoding PorT family protein yields the protein MKAKIIIVQLLLQLITGAIALGQSSNQIIILGENDFYALKETNIVEKETSVQSMNLLGGPSIFIGARIMPTITSFNFNKINNSTVQTTAKLNYGVGALLGIHFTSHIGVQGELIYSRYAQKYKTQEFENEIKLSYINVPVLLSFNTGSSSPVNLNFVVGPQWGFNVGSKLELAGSGNDSLQARLAVKKSDFGIAYGAGFDFGLGQLVRFGIGFRGVYGLVDISDNNTSMTTNEYFILDKTHIKTYSAYAGVTFGF from the coding sequence ATGAAAGCAAAAATTATAATTGTTCAGCTGCTTCTGCAATTGATAACAGGTGCGATTGCTTTAGGGCAAAGTTCAAATCAAATCATAATTCTTGGTGAAAATGATTTCTATGCATTAAAGGAAACGAACATTGTAGAAAAAGAAACTTCGGTTCAATCTATGAACCTTCTCGGAGGACCGTCAATTTTTATCGGTGCCCGGATAATGCCTACCATCACTTCATTTAATTTCAATAAGATCAATAATTCTACGGTTCAGACAACTGCTAAATTAAATTACGGTGTTGGTGCACTTTTAGGAATTCATTTTACAAGTCATATTGGAGTTCAAGGTGAGTTGATCTATTCTAGATATGCACAGAAATACAAAACTCAGGAATTTGAGAATGAGATCAAGTTAAGCTATATCAATGTTCCTGTTCTTTTATCATTTAATACGGGATCAAGTAGTCCGGTAAATTTAAATTTTGTTGTTGGTCCACAATGGGGTTTTAACGTAGGATCAAAACTTGAACTTGCAGGAAGTGGTAACGATTCTTTACAGGCACGACTTGCAGTAAAAAAATCAGATTTCGGAATTGCTTATGGTGCTGGATTTGATTTTGGCTTAGGGCAACTTGTCCGATTTGGTATTGGCTTCAGGGGAGTTTATGGACTTGTCGACATAAGTGATAACAATACATCAATGACTACGAATGAATATTTCATTCTTGACAAAACTCACATTAAAACATATTCGGCTTATGCCGGAGTAACATTTGGATTCTAA
- a CDS encoding OmpA family protein translates to MKQSKFKIAIVLIVAQSVFIFSACNWNKTQRGAAVGTGVGAAAGAAIGSKSNHTIMGAIIGAAVGGTTGALIGNYMDKQAEELQRDLQGAKVERVGEGIKITFDSGLLFGVDSYTLSEASKTNLNDLAKTLNKYDDTNILIEGHTDDTGTDEHNQTLSEKRADAVSNYLKANAISGGRISTNGYGEKQPMAENTSEAGRTQNRRVDVAIFANKKLKKAAEKGEIGALNTK, encoded by the coding sequence ATGAAACAGTCAAAATTCAAGATCGCAATCGTATTAATCGTTGCGCAAAGTGTATTTATTTTTTCAGCCTGCAACTGGAATAAAACTCAGCGAGGAGCAGCAGTAGGAACCGGTGTTGGTGCTGCAGCAGGAGCTGCAATCGGTAGCAAATCAAATCATACTATTATGGGTGCCATTATAGGAGCAGCAGTAGGAGGAACTACAGGTGCTCTGATTGGAAATTACATGGATAAACAAGCAGAAGAATTGCAACGTGATCTGCAAGGTGCAAAAGTTGAAAGAGTAGGAGAAGGGATCAAAATTACATTTGATTCAGGATTATTATTCGGAGTTGATTCTTATACTTTGTCTGAAGCAAGTAAAACAAATCTAAATGACCTTGCTAAGACATTAAATAAATATGATGATACAAATATTCTCATTGAAGGACATACCGATGATACAGGTACCGACGAACACAATCAGACACTTTCAGAGAAACGTGCTGATGCTGTGAGTAATTATCTGAAAGCAAATGCTATTAGCGGCGGAAGAATTTCTACGAATGGATATGGAGAAAAACAGCCAATGGCTGAGAACACTTCTGAAGCAGGTCGTACACAAAACCGCAGAGTAGATGTTGCCATCTTTGCAAATAAGAAACTTAAAAAAGCTGCCGAAAAAGGTGAGATCGGTGCACTAAACACAAAATAA